The Nicotiana tabacum cultivar K326 chromosome 14, ASM71507v2, whole genome shotgun sequence genome contains a region encoding:
- the LOC107820892 gene encoding uncharacterized protein LOC107820892, with product MGNYISCTLLAQVGNKQSRIVKVIFPNGEIRNIHQQIKAAELMLETPNFFLVNSKSLHIGRRFFALNADEDLEMANVYVMFPMKRLNSLVSAADLGALFLTANSIAKRVSFKRVKILPECTEFAVDIEEPKPKYDKIALPKLKLEDIEEFSTPEFKHMLLMCRSKKPLLETIIEESICSR from the coding sequence ATGGGCAACTACATATCTTGCACATTATTAGCACAAGTAGGAAAtaaacaatcaagaatagtaaAGGTCATTTTTCCAAATGGTGAAATCCGAAATATACATCAACAAATTAAAGCAGCAGAACTCATGTTAGAGACTCCTAATTTCTTTCTTGTAAACTCAAAGTCTCTACATATTGGTAGGAGATTTTTTGCATTGAATGCTGATGAGGATCTTGAAATGGCCAATGTGTATGTCATGTTTCCTATGAAAAGATTGAATTCTTTAGTTTCAGCAGCTGATTTGGGTGCATTATTCCTCACTGCTAATTCTATTGCTAAAAGGGTGTCTTTTAAAAGAGTCAAAATCTTGCCGGAATGCACAGAATTTGCGGTGGATATAGAGGAGCCTAagccaaaatatgataaaattgcTTTGCCAAAGTTGAAATTGGAAGATATTGAAGAGTTTTCAACGCCAGAATTCAAGCACATGTTGTTAATGTGTAGGTCAAAGAAACCATTGCTTGAAACTATAATTGAAGAATCAATCTGTTCAAGATGA